In Primulina huaijiensis isolate GDHJ02 chromosome 16, ASM1229523v2, whole genome shotgun sequence, a single genomic region encodes these proteins:
- the LOC140961383 gene encoding uncharacterized protein — MLEESESASAIPSSIWAFMNSWFTPTVLFVLLNLMIGTITLTSTFTTQEQPQNLQESSSQNENNQPKISKSSSFLQRLKSINFHPHFTSHDTLNLSINKKSSADSDNQFQAQVFETQTHYFFQENPPENLETTSQSQGGFIFEQAHVQNPLETQTQFIFEPKDSSLEGFKPAHEEKGEETEWQTMDEIYSHLQGGHFSRTKSDTEPASGEIPAKLPARMKKSASLKSPFRHLEEEDIVEGRRPATVKENGNAKVSDGDEQVDAKADDFINKFKQQLKLQRLDSIIRYKDMVGRATGGR; from the coding sequence ATGCTCGAAGAATCTGAATCTGCATCTGCAATACCTTCTTCGATATGGGCATTCATGAACAGCTGGTTCACTCCCACTGTTCTTTTTGTACTTCTAAATCTCATGATAGGTACTATAACTCTTACCTCTACTTTTACCACTCAAGAACAACCTCAAAACTTGCAAGAAAGTTCATCTCAAAATGAAAACAATCAGCCCAAAATCTCCAAGTCATCCTCTTTTCTCCAGCGTTTGAAATCTATCAATTTTCACCCGCACTTCACATCTCATGATACTCTAAATTTGTCTATTAATAAAAAATCTAGCGCAGATTCCGACAACCAGTTTCAAGCTCAAGTTTTTGAAACACAGACCCACTATTTTTTCCAGGAAAATCCCCCAGAAAATCTTGAAACAACCTCCCAGTCACAAGGTGGATTCATTTTCGAACAAGCCCATGTACAGAATCCCCTAGAAACGCAAACCCAATTCATTTTTGAACCGAAAGATTCGAGCTTGGAAGGTTTTAAACCTGCCCATGAAGAGAAAGGTGAAGAAACTGAGTGGCAAACCATGGATGAAATTTACAGTCACCTACAAGGCGGTCACTTTAGCAGGACTAAATCAGACACGGAACCTGCTTCCGGCGAGATCCCGGCCAAACTCCCTGCAAGAATGAAGAAATCGGCCAGTTTGAAATCCCCTTTTCGTCATCTTGAAGAAGAGGACATTGTCGAGGGGCGGAGGCCGGCGACTGTGAAGGAGAATGGGAACGCTAAAGTCTCAGACGGTGATGAACAAGTGGATGCAAAAGCTGATGATTTTATCAACAAATTTAAGCAGCAGTTGAAGCTTCAGAGGCTGGACTCTATTATCAGGTACAAGGACATGGTAGGGAGAGCCACAGGAGGGAGGTAG